The Spirochaetota bacterium genome window below encodes:
- a CDS encoding flagellin has protein sequence MIINHNMSAINAHRTLKFRQTDLQKDVEKLGSGMRINRAGDDASGLAVSEKMRAQIRGLRQAERNTEDGISFIQTSEGYLDSISAILHRLRELAIQSSNGIYSDEDRMQIQVEVSQLIDEIDRVASHAEFNKMNMLTGRFAAFQGQNTPTASIWLHIGPNMEQRVRLYIGTMNSQGLGLKNATNMAEAATFISVSTPQKANAVIGMVDEAMKKVFKQRADLGAYQNRLEFTAQGLMVGYENLQASESRIRDTDMAEVMANFTKNQILNQANTAMLAQANTLSQNVLRLLQ, from the coding sequence ATGATCATCAACCACAACATGAGCGCCATAAACGCTCATCGCACGCTCAAGTTCCGCCAGACCGATCTGCAGAAGGATGTCGAGAAGCTCGGCTCCGGTATGCGTATCAATCGGGCGGGAGATGATGCGTCGGGCCTCGCCGTATCGGAAAAGATGCGCGCGCAGATCCGCGGACTCAGGCAGGCGGAACGGAACACCGAGGACGGTATTTCGTTCATACAGACGAGCGAGGGATACCTCGATTCGATCTCCGCAATACTGCACAGGCTCCGCGAGCTCGCCATCCAGTCCTCGAACGGTATCTACAGCGATGAAGATCGCATGCAGATACAGGTCGAGGTGTCGCAGCTCATCGACGAGATAGACCGCGTAGCGTCGCATGCAGAGTTCAATAAAATGAACATGCTGACCGGCCGCTTCGCCGCCTTCCAGGGGCAGAACACCCCGACCGCGTCGATATGGCTGCACATCGGCCCGAACATGGAACAGCGCGTGCGCTTGTACATCGGCACGATGAACTCGCAGGGACTCGGCCTCAAGAACGCTACGAACATGGCCGAAGCCGCGACATTCATCAGTGTGTCCACCCCGCAGAAGGCCAACGCGGTCATCGGCATGGTGGATGAAGCGATGAAGAAAGTGTTCAAACAGCGTGCGGACCTCGGGGCGTATCAGAACCGCCTTGAATTCACCGCACAAGGTTTGATGGTCGGATATGAGAACCTGCAGGCGTCGGAAAGCCGCATCCGTGATACGGATATGGCCGAGGTCATGGCGAACTTCACCAAGAACCAGATCCTCAATCAGGCGAACACTGCAATGCTTGCCCAGGCGAACACGCTCTCCCAGAACGTGCTCAGACTGCTGCAGTAA
- a CDS encoding metal ABC transporter substrate-binding protein translates to MVKKIAAAAFAIICCSCDMKRNAHADILTSFFPMQIFALNVTAGTDILPLLLLPPELGCPHDYALTPGDVERLSTAKAVIINGTMESFITPEKMKAVNPLLRIIDVSKDVTLLRDDGDAHEGHAGGYNPHTWVSPRIAAGQVRAMGRSLAVLYPEKAALLYANADRYAKRLDLLAAEMRSSFAALPSRDIITFHDAFAYFARDLGLSVVGVVELDPGTSPSAKHIMGIAALARRHGVRTIFAEVQYPDAVARAVAAEANARILILDPVASGKNASPGYYEAVMQRNAAVITEAMRGQK, encoded by the coding sequence ATGGTGAAAAAGATCGCTGCGGCTGCGTTCGCCATCATATGCTGTTCCTGCGACATGAAAAGGAACGCGCATGCCGATATCCTGACATCGTTCTTTCCCATGCAGATATTCGCGCTGAACGTTACTGCAGGGACCGATATATTGCCCTTGCTGCTCCTGCCGCCGGAACTAGGTTGTCCGCATGATTATGCGCTTACCCCCGGCGATGTCGAGCGATTATCCACTGCAAAAGCCGTTATCATCAACGGGACAATGGAAAGTTTCATCACACCGGAAAAGATGAAGGCCGTCAATCCGCTGCTTCGCATCATCGATGTTTCGAAAGACGTAACGCTTCTCCGTGATGACGGCGATGCGCATGAAGGGCATGCGGGCGGCTATAATCCGCATACCTGGGTATCGCCGCGTATTGCGGCGGGGCAGGTGAGGGCGATGGGACGCTCACTTGCGGTGCTCTATCCGGAGAAAGCCGCACTCCTTTACGCCAATGCCGACAGGTATGCGAAACGGCTCGATCTGCTTGCCGCCGAGATGAGATCGTCGTTCGCCGCGCTGCCGTCACGCGACATCATTACATTCCACGATGCATTCGCCTATTTCGCGCGTGATCTCGGACTTTCCGTCGTCGGTGTCGTCGAGCTCGATCCGGGAACATCCCCGTCCGCGAAGCATATCATGGGGATAGCAGCGCTTGCCAGGCGGCACGGCGTCCGAACCATATTCGCCGAAGTGCAATATCCCGACGCGGTGGCACGGGCCGTTGCCGCAGAAGCGAATGCACGGATACTGATACTCGATCCTGTTGCGAGCGGAAAGAACGCTTCCCCCGGCTATTACGAAGCCGTGATGCAAAGGAATGCGGCTGTCATAACCGAGGCGATGCGCGGCCAAAAATGA
- a CDS encoding transcriptional repressor has translation MRTSAKNPLTAHRESILRVVERSRAPITAELVHRALKNVDLATVYRALYFLAQTRRITEFVVDCSEEGIVRYYYPLREPHLHFFHCTSCHRFIPYDGCSVSDSLSKFERESGCAVRTHALSLSGLCAACNTGDA, from the coding sequence ATGAGAACATCCGCAAAAAATCCGCTCACCGCGCATCGCGAGAGCATTCTACGGGTCGTGGAGCGATCACGGGCACCGATCACCGCCGAGCTGGTCCATCGCGCATTGAAGAACGTCGATCTTGCCACCGTATACCGTGCGCTGTATTTCCTTGCGCAAACGAGGCGCATAACCGAATTCGTCGTCGACTGTTCTGAAGAAGGCATCGTACGATATTATTACCCCCTCCGCGAGCCGCATCTGCATTTTTTTCACTGCACATCATGCCATCGATTCATCCCCTATGACGGATGCAGTGTTTCGGACTCGCTGTCGAAGTTCGAGCGTGAGAGCGGATGCGCCGTACGCACACATGCACTTTCGCTTTCCGGACTTTGCGCTGCATGCAATACCGGTGACGCATGA
- a CDS encoding NADH-quinone oxidoreductase subunit D: protein MQNVINKERPAPGHVKINLGPSHPATHGVMHNILELDGERVVKSEQIIGYVHRSFEKLAEKYTYNQFLTCTDRMNYVSSPMNNIAWLCAVEKALGIEIPERAKYLRIIINEMSRVSDHFVFLGVMGVDVGALTGFTWVYREREKFMQVLEKFVGARLTTSFGRIGGLQCDAYDGFIADIKALIRSHRKTQKEFETLLAKNRIFMERTIGVAPIDRDRAVEYGYTGPNLRACGVDYDIRKAKPYLGYERFSFDIPVGVNGDAYDRFLMRCAEIWESLRIVEQAINDLPVGPVMTTEHKVGLPPKADVYTDMGSLIDHFKIMTEGVVLPVGEYWSSYEIANGEMGFYIVSTGEKFPWRVAVRRPCFWYYQSFSELIKGRLLSDVVVAMSSLNVIVGELDG from the coding sequence ATGCAAAACGTCATCAATAAAGAAAGACCAGCCCCCGGGCATGTAAAGATAAACCTCGGTCCGTCGCATCCGGCGACGCACGGCGTCATGCATAATATCCTCGAACTGGACGGTGAACGCGTCGTCAAGAGCGAACAGATCATCGGCTATGTGCACCGATCGTTCGAGAAACTCGCGGAAAAATACACCTATAATCAATTCCTCACCTGCACCGATCGGATGAACTACGTCTCGTCACCGATGAACAATATCGCCTGGCTTTGTGCGGTCGAGAAGGCGCTCGGCATCGAGATACCCGAACGGGCGAAATATCTCCGCATCATCATAAATGAGATGTCGCGCGTTTCCGACCACTTCGTTTTCCTCGGCGTCATGGGCGTGGACGTAGGCGCGCTCACCGGTTTCACTTGGGTGTACCGCGAGCGGGAAAAGTTCATGCAGGTGCTTGAGAAATTCGTCGGCGCGCGGCTTACGACATCGTTCGGACGCATCGGCGGCCTGCAATGCGATGCTTATGACGGTTTTATCGCCGATATCAAAGCGCTCATCAGATCCCATCGGAAGACGCAGAAGGAATTCGAGACATTGCTTGCGAAGAACAGGATATTCATGGAGCGGACCATCGGTGTAGCACCGATAGACAGGGACCGTGCCGTGGAATATGGATACACCGGCCCGAATCTCAGGGCATGCGGTGTCGATTATGATATCCGGAAAGCGAAACCCTATCTCGGCTATGAACGCTTCTCGTTCGATATCCCCGTCGGCGTCAACGGCGACGCGTATGACCGCTTCCTCATGCGCTGTGCCGAAATATGGGAATCGCTTCGCATCGTTGAACAGGCAATAAACGATCTCCCCGTCGGTCCGGTCATGACCACGGAACACAAGGTCGGGCTTCCCCCGAAAGCCGATGTCTATACCGATATGGGGTCGCTTATCGATCATTTCAAGATAATGACCGAAGGTGTAGTATTGCCCGTCGGCGAGTACTGGTCTTCGTATGAAATAGCCAATGGGGAGATGGGTTTTTATATCGTGTCGACCGGAGAGAAATTTCCCTGGCGCGTAGCTGTCCGCCGGCCCTGTTTCTGGTATTATCAATCATTCAGCGAACTGATAAAGGGACGCCTTCTTTCCGATGTC
- a CDS encoding metal ABC transporter permease, translating to MDTLMNIWYGIAGMLPFTWIKPLFMKNAFLAIILVSPMTALIGVHLTAFRMAFFADAISHSAFTGIALGFIFMVDPVIATAIFAVLVAFMIIRIERTSPLAPDSVISVIMSAGIAVGLAVASYRKTFMRDLTKYLFGDILTVSGTDILMLAVACAVCVAFITATFNRLTLLSLNEHIAVKRYPNVAISKLVFSLLTAVVVALCIKVIGMLLITSLLIIPVTAARLIARNIVSTVWFGMMASMTASIAGLIVSYYLDIATGPAIIIILSMIFAIAYAAALIMRTQRRTV from the coding sequence ATGGACACGCTCATGAACATCTGGTACGGCATTGCCGGCATGCTTCCGTTCACCTGGATAAAGCCGCTCTTCATGAAGAACGCGTTCCTCGCGATCATACTCGTCTCACCCATGACCGCGCTTATCGGCGTCCATCTTACCGCGTTCCGCATGGCGTTCTTCGCCGACGCGATATCGCATTCGGCGTTCACCGGCATAGCCCTCGGCTTCATTTTCATGGTCGACCCTGTCATTGCGACGGCGATATTCGCCGTGCTCGTTGCGTTCATGATAATCCGGATAGAACGGACATCACCCCTGGCGCCGGACAGCGTGATAAGCGTCATCATGAGCGCCGGCATCGCTGTCGGGCTTGCCGTTGCGAGCTATCGCAAGACATTCATGCGTGATCTCACGAAATATCTCTTCGGCGATATATTGACCGTTTCCGGGACGGACATTCTCATGCTCGCTGTCGCCTGTGCCGTCTGCGTCGCATTCATCACGGCAACGTTCAATCGGCTCACGCTCCTTTCGCTCAATGAGCATATCGCGGTCAAACGATATCCGAACGTCGCCATAAGCAAACTGGTCTTTTCGCTCCTCACCGCGGTGGTGGTCGCCCTCTGCATAAAAGTTATCGGCATGCTGCTCATCACCTCGCTCCTTATCATACCGGTGACCGCAGCGCGGCTCATCGCACGGAATATCGTTTCTACCGTTTGGTTCGGGATGATGGCATCGATGACCGCATCGATAGCAGGTCTTATCGTTTCCTATTATCTGGATATCGCGACCGGGCCGGCGATAATCATCATATTATCGATGATCTTTGCGATAGCGTATGCGGCTGCGCTCATCATGCGCACGCAGCGGCGTACGGTATGA
- a CDS encoding metal ABC transporter ATP-binding protein, whose product MNAITIENCTVRYRDVTVFSGLSATVPKGKITSIIGPNGAGKTTLILAILGLTVYTGRISFYTERKRIRFAYAPQNLDLPVDATVTVSDLFAVLLQTRPVFYGYERTLKAVVDEHLSLVGFDPTKANRKIRSLSGGELERIMLAASLAQKPDILILDEPVAGVDMAGEKLFEEVITNVHRRFGMTIIMISHDIATVRRCSDHVLCLNHGIVCEGTPEHALNPESIGLLFNTPALYPHRHEHKEH is encoded by the coding sequence GTGAATGCCATAACGATAGAGAACTGCACGGTACGCTATCGTGATGTCACAGTGTTCTCCGGACTTTCGGCGACAGTGCCGAAGGGAAAGATAACCTCCATCATCGGCCCCAACGGTGCGGGTAAGACGACGCTTATCCTCGCGATACTCGGGCTTACCGTGTATACAGGCCGGATCTCCTTCTACACAGAACGAAAAAGGATACGATTCGCCTATGCACCGCAGAATCTCGATCTCCCCGTCGATGCGACGGTGACCGTTTCCGATCTTTTTGCCGTGCTCCTGCAAACCAGACCGGTATTCTATGGATATGAACGCACACTGAAAGCGGTTGTCGATGAACATCTGTCCCTCGTCGGTTTCGACCCGACAAAGGCGAACAGGAAGATACGCTCGCTCTCCGGCGGGGAGCTGGAACGCATCATGCTCGCGGCAAGCCTTGCGCAAAAGCCCGACATCCTCATCCTCGATGAGCCGGTGGCGGGTGTCGACATGGCCGGGGAGAAACTGTTCGAAGAGGTGATCACGAACGTACACCGTCGTTTCGGCATGACGATAATCATGATATCGCATGATATCGCCACCGTGCGCCGCTGCTCCGACCATGTGCTCTGCCTCAATCACGGCATTGTCTGCGAAGGGACACCGGAGCATGCACTGAATCCCGAGTCGATCGGGCTCCTGTTCAATACGCCGGCGCTGTATCCGCATCGCCATGAGCACAAGGAGCACTGA